The sequence AACTGATGGGTCCCACGAAAGTCCTAGATGACTGAGCTCTTGAATCGACGGCTGAGATTCAGAGGTTAACATGACAACCCATTCACTCACAATGCTGAGTTGGCAACATATTTTTTGGATAACTGAAAAATGGGAGTTTCACCAAAAACTATGATAGTGCATTTTAACATGTTGCAGTATATACGACTATTAAGCAACATAACATTTCAATCAAATTATCGGCAGAACAATTTAACTCAAGATTAGAGAGAATTGGCTGTGGCGATCTCTTTCGGAAAAGgattgttttttaaaaggaGGTGCAACAGAAAATATTGGGTCCCAAAAGAGGAAAAAGTGAAAAGATGGGTTATTTTGTCAAATTGCTGTAAAGGGTTTTTGATTGGGAACAAGTAAGTAAAGTAAAACTGAGGTTGAAGATAGATAGACTTGGAGCTGCAACTAAACAAGAGATGAACAAATGTCGGATCTCGAGCTGCTCGCACACTTTGTTGCATTTCACTTTTTTACTTGTCTTCCACTTTTCAACTCGTTTTCTTCTATAAGCTCAACTAATTTAATTGCGGAGATCTAAATAAATGCAAACTACAGAAACATACTACTGTATATAGGATACCCTGAACACTGTTACTAGTTcgcaagaaaaataaaatccatataAAGAAATTTCATTTGTTAGGCGACAACCTTGTAacttgtaaagaaaaaaaaatgatatgttttcAAACTTCAGAACGACTTAACAGATACTcaattgaattttatttttctagcgTAATTATACCACAATTTCActacaataaaaatatactatcgGGTGCCATATTAATGCATGTGTTTTCCTCACATTTTTCTCCACATACGTGTATTTTGGTCGGCAAACGTATAAagtatatcatttttttttcatcacgTGTATATTTGTACGTATTTCAAATAAGTAACAGctagaaaacaaatatttatactaTACATGAGAAAGGATGTAAgcgaaaaaggaaattgttacGTAGTAACAAGAATCTAGCTAGGCGAATCTAAATTCTGAGTTAATTAGTAAAGTTTGTGTGTTATATGTAAAAAGCATAGAAgatgagacatatatatatatatatgcagcaCTGAACAATTCTGGTGACGCTACACTTAGCTCTGCCGCGCATAGCCTTCATTTAATTCTTTCAACTGTTCCACTCGGccccatcatcatcaatacATCATGCACGATCAATAATCAATATGATATACTGTATATgtatatcttcttcatctttttatttatttatttaatatcatTAAATCGACATCATATTTGCATTTTGCAATAGTAATTACgtatgatttttagtttttgtcgATTAAAGTCATGataataattgatttggttGCAAAAAGTGTTTCGATAACTAATAGTACTATACAGAGAATACAACATCGGACGTGAATTGGTGATGGAGATTGATGACCAATTTTTACGTACTAGGAAGACTATTATATATGACCACGACCcaaaatttttgattattattttacaaaattagtcATCATGAGTCGTTATATCAAAtactattcttttttcttcctttttaacttTTGAATTTAAATGCAACCAATCATGCTGACTTTTGCTTATAATACTTTTCCCTAACTCGACGACAGAATACAGAATTCAGAACtaacaacaagaaaataaaagcaagATCCAAATATAGTGGAGAAAATTATCTTAATATAATGGTCCATAGGACAACACAACTCCACTTCCATTTAAAAGATTCCGTATcctctttgaaaaaaaaatactaataagaTCAAACCAAAAGTGTCAATATATTCATTCATAATCAATTTGATTTGGTATCTACCGAATTTGTTCTGGGAACTCCGTATATTCACAACAATTAGCAAATATAAAGTCACATGGACTGAGAAAACCTagtaattttgaagttttatattattctaTTAAATTACCGAAGCTATCATcacaaagtggaaaaaaaaaacctaaaacaacTTAGCATTCGATccatggaagaaaaaaacaacccCAACTTAGGATTTCAATACACAACTATATTGAAGTTTTATTTAGATTTGTCGACCATATATCTCACATAATATCGCAGCTTGATGTGTTCTCGTCGCTGAAGGCATGAGAGTACTGATCATTCCCATAAGGTGGTGGATATGGATACGGGTACGGGTAGGGATGCGGATTTGGCGGCATATAGTTAACTGCCGGTGGTGGACGTGCGTACATCATTGGTTGGAACCGTTCGTTACCCATAGCTCGTTGCTGGTTCATGACAGCTGCTAAATATTGCTGTTGTTGCATCGGATCTGACCCGGCCCCTTGGAAATAACCCGGTGGTACACCGCCTGGACCGGTCGCGGGTAATCCCTGAACCGCCGGTATATTTCCCATCGGACCACCCATACCCATTGGTCCTCCCATAGGCATGCTCATCTTCGGTGGTGCACCTCCGTTTCCCATGGGACGGAAACCGCCCGGAGGTCCTCCAGCCATGGGTCCACCTCCGCCGTTACCCTTCTTTCCGCCGTTTGGACCACCGCCGCCACCGTTTTTACCGTCTTGTGGATGTCCACCTCCACCGCCGTTTTTACCACCGTTCTTTCCTCCGCCTTGGTTTTGATTTTCACCGCCGCCACCGGGACCACCCTTACCACCACCTCCGCCGCCGCCGGGAGCGCCCTTACCGCCGTTTTTAGCGGGACCACCGCCAAGATTAGCGTGCTTCTGAGCGTTCATCATCATCTGCTGAGCATTAGGCTTCATCTTATTAGACGGAGGAGGGAGatcatcaaactcatcatcaaactcgtcgtcatcatcatcagtaaaCTCATCGTCGAACTCGTCACTAAAaccatcgtcatcatcatcctcagGAACATCAAACTTGACTCCTTTCTGGTTTTGGTTCTTGTTCACAGGAACAGAGCCTTTTAACTGAGGAGGAAGCTTCAGATCTTGAAACCCTTTAATCTTCTGAAGCTGTTGAAGCTGCTGCATCTGTTGTGGATTCAGTTGTTGACTCATCTTTGGCGCATTACTGTTACCTCcaccccctcctcctcctccactgcCCTTCTGACCTTTcttgttgttattattgtttccgccgccgccgccacTGCTTTTTCCGTTGTCAATCTGCATCCCCTTAAACTGATCCGCCAGTTGGGACTGATTGGGATTGTTGTTACCCTTAGGAGCTCCCCAGAGTTCAGCATGTTTACCAGATTTGGCGAGCTTCTTGATGAGAACAGAAGGATCTACGCTCCCTGAGACAGTCACTTTCCCTTGCTCTGAGTCAATCTTGGTCGTGAAAACACCTGATTGGTTTCAGACAACAACTcaaaataagtttctaatactactactacttttaATTTACtcaacaaactaaaaaaaatcttgattcgagactttgaaaaaacaaaacaaaaaaagtaaaaaaaaaaaaagaagagattttgagTTCTCTATTTACCTTCGATTTTCTGCAAGATTTTCTTGACTTTGTGCTTACAGCCATCACAGTGTATGTTCACTTTAAGAACACAAGTCtacaaatatacatataaatctTTCTCAGATTAAAAAGTCAACAGAAGACACACACACTGAGAGAAGGAGTATCAGACAGTAATGGTGACGAAACCTGGATCTTCATGAACTCTTctttactcattttttttttctaaacaagaTACTCAAATCTCTCTCACTTTAGTACCAGATCTGAGACAGCTCCTCTGCTACTTGCAACTTCAAACTGGACAACATTAGAGAACCCAAGATATTGCTATCATTTAACACATTCAAggacacaaaagaaaagaagacatCACTTCATATGTATATGTGAAGAACTGAGTAAGATAGATacctttctttcttcaaaaacaagaaagaaacagagaggcAGAGTGGAGAACGAGAGACGCACTAGaaagaaggcaaagaagaagaaggaagaaagattCAGACTTTGCAGTATTAAGTTGGTGAACATTAACTTCTCCACTTCATCTTTTTCAGAgtcagagatagagagaagtaAAGTCGCTGCTTCAATTTATTTAGAAGAAAGGAGTGACcaatattattatgttatttttttttgcctagaCTTTCccaatattttttatgtaatattatacttattgaaaagaaaaaaaaaattactaccTTTTTCGAGAATTCTCCAATGTCAAAAATCTATGCCAATGAGGCATGTGGTATATTTTGCAGATTTTTAGTATGTTCAAATTATAAGACGACTTCAAAATCGACTGGGATTAAAATACtgtaaaaaaaagtcaaaactatcGAAATTAGATTTATACCGAACATTAAAAAGATATAGAGATACAATTAATTAAGTGAGAATTACCCATGATAACCCAATTTATTAATGATTAGTAGTATTAGTATACTAGTATTACtaatactaggttttgaatttaCGCTACGCGTGGatgtatttgatatattttgatgaaaaatataaatgatttataatggtaataaaatattgtattataaaaaaaatttaaatcagtattaagaaaaaaaataataaatttcagatacacaattttttaaaatataaaaatcagttgtgttataaaaccaaatctgattaaaaaaaatcatgaatttaactcaaCGTCCAGGCGAgacgaatcaaactgatgacctcacatatcctaaaccatttctttgaccacgagaaaaacaaaacaattttatcatcatgaatttaactcgttttcatatttagtTGATCACTACCACCTATGTCTCGTTATTcgttatattctttttcttcttctttctcgtcaacttcttcacattcttccacaaaaaaacattttttttagactaccacacaacttcttaacccatcaaactccaagaacaaaatcatttcttttctcataaaaataaaaaataagataaaaaataaaaaataaaaattaatgaaagaatatcaacttatctataaaatcatacacaaaaatatgttttacaactcataagaaataaaaagcacaaacgtagataaataagataatttatgttttacatcaatatttataatattttaaacttttaaaaggtttcgaaatataatatttgaattttttaaaaagtttcaatatttataatattttgaacttttaaaatttaaaaattataatatgtaaaaactttttaaaagctaagaactttgaaaagtttcaatatttataatatttaaacttttaaatttttttaaatattataatatatttttttgaaacttttaaaattttaatttgatcaaataaaaaactggatcaaaccgaataaaacttttaaacttggatgtgtgataaatcaagttttcttgatcattcgttgttggaagcatattaatcttatttatactggttctaaaaattttctagccgatgtgggatattgtacatagtcttttatttccataaatttaaaactttcttttttcttaaaattctggaaatttaaaaaatgttaatgaatgtcaTGTCAAATCCTAatagattgtttaaaataattcttaatatagaaaattctggaaattgtataaaatgttaataagtgatatgtcaaatttctattggttgtttaaaatcctaaatGAATAGAGCTTAGATATAaggtaaagaaaaatataaggaTGCTTAAATTGAGTAAGGGATAGGAAAGTCTTtgttgcaaaaacaaaattggtcaTATCATGTAGAGAgtataaaaataggaaaaaaaaaataagagtggGGGCTGCggtatttaaagtttttaatgatGAATGGCAAAATGCCTCGTTCTCGTTCGTATTTCATAGTACTAATTTATAGTGCGACTGTGACCCTCATAATCACGTTTTCAGCCAGATCTCTCTGCAAGTTTCCCCTAATTTATTATTAGAGGTACTTGTTTAATTCCCAATTGTATTTTAATACTAAGTACATTTGTTTTTACGATCTACAATACATTATTCTTTTACACATTTACTAATCGTCTCATCGCTTCGTGTTTCGCTTTAACACTTCTTGAAGAGActcactatttttaaaaaaaatatggatgaGCATTTATAAAGTGAGCCACTGTATACTCAAATTAATTGTcttgtaaattttgtaaaatggttttcttgaaagaaaaaaaggaatacaGTATAAT comes from Camelina sativa cultivar DH55 chromosome 19, Cs, whole genome shotgun sequence and encodes:
- the LOC104764299 gene encoding neurogenic protein mastermind-like, which codes for MSKEEFMKIQTCVLKVNIHCDGCKHKVKKILQKIEGVFTTKIDSEQGKVTVSGSVDPSVLIKKLAKSGKHAELWGAPKGNNNPNQSQLADQFKGMQIDNGKSSGGGGGNNNNNKKGQKGSGGGGGGGGNSNAPKMSQQLNPQQMQQLQQLQKIKGFQDLKLPPQLKGSVPVNKNQNQKGVKFDVPEDDDDDGFSDEFDDEFTDDDDDEFDDEFDDLPPPSNKMKPNAQQMMMNAQKHANLGGGPAKNGGKGAPGGGGGGGKGGPGGGGENQNQGGGKNGGKNGGGGGHPQDGKNGGGGGPNGGKKGNGGGGPMAGGPPGGFRPMGNGGAPPKMSMPMGGPMGMGGPMGNIPAVQGLPATGPGGVPPGYFQGAGSDPMQQQQYLAAVMNQQRAMGNERFQPMMYARPPPAVNYMPPNPHPYPYPYPYPPPYGNDQYSHAFSDENTSSCDIM